Proteins encoded in a region of the Paucibacter sediminis genome:
- a CDS encoding type IV pilus modification PilV family protein: MMLTTTNTYRLRTMGRQRGFTLIEAMVALLIMAFSMLGLAGMQMVMSRNADLARQRSEATRLAQEKIEELRAFNSIEAGAGKAAWDSLASAPDEIATGSNVTFTRQVTMGGSNADAQRTIQVAVSWVDRAGETKSVTLNSYIAKTDPALSGALGFPLPGNGNIKRPKNRNLNIPIAATDLGEGKSAVPLGNFVIVFSNDSGYVVRRCGSMPSTAAEAESCENYPAYILAGYVSGSNSAVTGLNFSGLSGTTSHGAADCSFGNAENQNTPGAFIAGYKYYLCVMRVAATTDPWAGKVLLTGMASGSNYLVCRFQYAATNGLSDNQRNFQAYTNVRESLDQQNYYITTSGSCPTVSGLATTLHQRCISSNANRAIDCPASPDPAPAP, translated from the coding sequence CGCTGCTGATCATGGCGTTCAGCATGCTGGGCCTGGCGGGCATGCAGATGGTGATGTCGCGCAATGCCGATCTGGCGCGCCAGCGCAGCGAAGCAACCAGGCTGGCGCAGGAAAAGATCGAGGAACTGCGTGCCTTCAATTCGATCGAAGCCGGTGCGGGCAAGGCGGCCTGGGATTCGCTTGCGAGCGCCCCCGATGAGATCGCGACGGGCTCCAACGTGACCTTTACGCGGCAGGTCACCATGGGCGGCAGCAATGCCGATGCGCAGCGCACCATCCAGGTGGCGGTTTCTTGGGTCGATCGGGCCGGCGAAACCAAGAGCGTGACGCTCAACTCTTACATTGCCAAGACCGATCCGGCCTTGTCGGGTGCGCTGGGCTTTCCGCTGCCAGGAAACGGCAATATCAAGCGCCCGAAGAACCGCAATCTGAACATTCCGATTGCCGCGACCGACCTGGGGGAGGGTAAGAGCGCGGTGCCGTTGGGTAATTTTGTGATCGTGTTCAGCAATGACTCGGGCTATGTTGTGCGGCGCTGTGGTTCCATGCCCTCCACGGCGGCCGAGGCGGAGAGCTGCGAAAACTACCCGGCCTATATCCTGGCGGGTTATGTGTCAGGTTCAAATTCGGCCGTCACCGGGCTCAATTTCAGCGGACTCTCGGGAACGACATCGCATGGCGCGGCGGATTGCAGCTTCGGCAACGCGGAAAACCAGAATACGCCCGGAGCCTTCATCGCCGGCTACAAATACTATCTGTGCGTGATGCGGGTAGCCGCTACGACTGATCCCTGGGCCGGCAAGGTACTCCTGACCGGCATGGCTTCGGGTAGCAACTATCTGGTCTGCCGGTTCCAGTACGCGGCCACGAATGGGCTCAGCGACAACCAACGCAACTTCCAGGCCTACACCAACGTGCGGGAGTCGCTGGATCAACAGAACTATTACATCACCACCAGCGGTTCATGCCCCACTGTGAGCGGCCTGGCGACCACCCTGCATCAGCGCTGCATCAGCAGCAACGCCAATCGCGCGATAGATTGCCCGGCCAGCCCCGACCCCGCTCCGGCACCTTAG
- a CDS encoding type IV pili methyl-accepting chemotaxis transducer N-terminal domain-containing protein yields MRKLLRSLAGKLALIQTTFLTVALASIAFTLWVSWQLEGGAGAINEAGRMRMMTYRLTLAHETGGQAELPDGVAAFDAMVRNLREGDPSRPLFIPDNQACIERFAEVERAWQPLRAKLLAEQGGPALRQQADRFVTTVDSFVSAIEHAIATRTALLGGLCFGLVVLVAAASVVFVSGTLMWIVRPLQRLRDGLATMAARDFSQRIDERNSVEEFSSLAQGFNQMADALQRSYAGLEAKVAAKTANLAQQNERLAALYDVALLAAQNHDSMEELAQSFAQKICRIAGADAAAVRLATEDGERLLLLGQVRLPQQMRDAEHCVRVGECACGEHLETAPGARVIPIRQLGPRTLRHCEAAGYQTVVAIPMRTQQRTHGEVELFFYGERPIPEAERHLLDALVGQVASQLENLRLAARDREMAISEERNLLAQELHDSIAQSLAFLKIQVQLLRSALAKQRAEEVERTLGEIDAGVRESYADVRELLLHFRTRAGHEDIEHALRTTLSKFELQSGLTARLVVTGQGVPLPPDEQIQVLHIVQEALSNVRKHAGARSVELRVLQGPQWRFEVWDDGAGFDQSGDAADETHVGLHIMRERAARIGARLEIRSSAGQGTQVTLLLPPRQERQADTHEPQRESA; encoded by the coding sequence ATGCGCAAGCTCCTACGCAGCCTGGCGGGTAAGCTCGCCCTGATCCAGACCACCTTTCTGACGGTGGCTCTGGCCTCGATCGCCTTCACGCTATGGGTTTCCTGGCAGTTGGAGGGCGGCGCCGGCGCGATCAACGAGGCCGGGCGCATGCGCATGATGACCTACCGGCTGACGCTGGCGCATGAGACCGGCGGCCAGGCCGAGTTGCCCGATGGCGTCGCGGCCTTCGACGCGATGGTGCGCAATCTGCGCGAGGGCGACCCCTCGCGCCCGCTCTTCATCCCCGACAACCAGGCCTGCATCGAGCGCTTTGCCGAGGTCGAACGCGCCTGGCAGCCGCTGCGTGCCAAGCTGCTGGCGGAGCAGGGCGGGCCGGCGCTGCGCCAGCAGGCCGACCGGTTCGTCACCACGGTGGACAGCTTCGTCTCGGCCATCGAGCATGCCATCGCCACCCGCACCGCGCTGCTGGGCGGGCTGTGCTTCGGCCTCGTCGTGTTGGTGGCGGCCGCCTCGGTGGTGTTCGTCTCGGGCACGCTGATGTGGATCGTGCGGCCGCTGCAGCGCCTGCGCGACGGCCTGGCCACCATGGCGGCGCGCGACTTCTCGCAGCGCATCGACGAGCGTAATTCGGTCGAGGAGTTTTCCAGCCTGGCCCAGGGCTTCAACCAGATGGCCGACGCCCTGCAGCGCTCCTATGCGGGCCTGGAGGCCAAGGTGGCGGCCAAGACCGCCAATCTGGCGCAGCAGAACGAGCGCCTGGCCGCGCTCTACGACGTGGCCCTGCTGGCGGCGCAGAACCACGACAGCATGGAAGAGCTGGCGCAGAGCTTTGCGCAGAAGATCTGCCGCATCGCCGGTGCCGACGCCGCCGCCGTGCGCCTGGCCACCGAGGACGGCGAGCGCCTGCTGCTGCTGGGCCAGGTGCGCCTGCCGCAGCAGATGCGCGATGCCGAGCATTGCGTGCGCGTGGGCGAATGCGCCTGCGGCGAGCATCTCGAAACGGCGCCCGGTGCGCGCGTCATCCCGATCCGTCAGCTGGGCCCGCGCACGCTGCGGCATTGCGAGGCGGCCGGCTACCAGACCGTGGTCGCCATCCCCATGCGCACCCAGCAGCGCACCCATGGCGAGGTGGAGCTGTTCTTCTACGGCGAGCGCCCCATCCCCGAGGCCGAGCGGCATCTGCTCGATGCCCTGGTGGGCCAGGTGGCCTCGCAGCTGGAGAACCTGCGGCTGGCGGCGCGCGACCGCGAGATGGCGATCAGCGAGGAGCGCAATCTGCTGGCCCAGGAGCTGCACGATTCGATCGCGCAGTCGCTCGCCTTTCTGAAGATCCAGGTGCAGCTGCTGCGCAGCGCGCTGGCCAAGCAGCGCGCCGAGGAGGTGGAGCGCACCCTGGGCGAGATCGATGCCGGCGTGCGCGAGAGCTATGCCGATGTGCGCGAGCTGCTGCTGCACTTCCGCACCCGCGCCGGCCATGAGGACATCGAGCATGCGCTGCGCACCACGCTCTCCAAGTTCGAGCTGCAGAGCGGGCTGACGGCGCGCCTGGTGGTCACCGGCCAGGGCGTGCCCTTGCCGCCCGACGAGCAGATCCAGGTGCTGCACATCGTGCAGGAAGCGCTCTCGAACGTGCGCAAGCATGCCGGTGCGCGCAGCGTCGAGCTGCGCGTGCTGCAGGGGCCGCAATGGCGCTTCGAGGTCTGGGACGATGGCGCCGGCTTCGACCAGAGCGGCGACGCCGCCGATGAAACCCATGTGGGCCTGCATATCATGCGCGAGCGCGCCGCCCGCATCGGCGCGCGCCTGGAGATCCGCAGTTCGGCCGGCCAGGGCACCCAGGTCACCCTGCTGTTGCCGCCGCGCCAGGAGCGCCAGGCCGACACGCATGAACCGCAACGAGAAAGCGCATGA
- a CDS encoding methyl-accepting chemotaxis protein — MLTFENLRVGTRLAVGFGTVMVLLIIISVLGTLGARQIAASTSQIYEDRTVPLQQLARVNSLMLQNRVLVTEMMQAPGKLDELNAVMQGNIEQVTKAWKAYAASQMTPEEARLAAKFIELRGRYVKDGLLAARDAIKSGAAEQSTQIYSGQILPLGKQTQEAMDALIGLQVSEGAKDYAAAQSGSSQVMWVSLLGTALAIALSVWLAWVVSRSITAPVREALDLAERVAAGDLSATLQARGRNEMAQLLQALGRMTESLRAIVGQVRDSSESISTGSAEIATGNADLSQRTETQASNLEETAATMEELSSTVRNNAQTAAQANELAHSASAAAGRGGAVVGDLVSNMAAISQSSNRISEIIGVIDGIAFQTNILALNAAVEAARAGEQGRGFAVVAGEVRSLAQRSAEAAREIKSLIGDSQTKVENGNRLAEQAGGAMQDIVQEVGRVSTLIAEIASASGEQSRGISQVGEAVGQLDQVTQQNAALVEESAAAAESLRNQAQQLSELVASFRLR, encoded by the coding sequence ATGCTTACGTTCGAGAACCTGAGAGTCGGAACCCGGCTCGCCGTGGGCTTTGGCACCGTGATGGTGCTGCTCATCATCATTTCGGTGCTGGGCACCCTGGGCGCGCGCCAGATCGCCGCCAGCACCAGCCAGATCTACGAAGACCGCACCGTGCCGCTGCAGCAGCTGGCCCGGGTCAACTCGCTGATGCTGCAGAACCGCGTGCTGGTCACCGAGATGATGCAGGCGCCGGGCAAGCTGGACGAGCTGAACGCGGTGATGCAGGGCAATATCGAGCAGGTCACCAAGGCCTGGAAGGCCTATGCGGCCAGCCAGATGACGCCCGAGGAGGCGCGCCTGGCCGCCAAGTTCATCGAGCTGCGCGGCCGCTACGTCAAGGACGGGCTGCTGGCCGCGCGCGATGCCATCAAGTCCGGTGCGGCCGAACAGTCGACCCAGATCTACTCGGGGCAGATCCTGCCGCTGGGCAAGCAGACCCAGGAGGCCATGGACGCCCTGATCGGGCTGCAGGTCAGCGAGGGCGCCAAGGACTATGCCGCGGCGCAGAGTGGCAGCAGCCAGGTGATGTGGGTGAGCCTGCTGGGCACGGCGCTGGCGATTGCGCTGTCGGTCTGGCTGGCCTGGGTTGTGAGCCGCTCCATCACCGCGCCGGTGCGTGAGGCCCTGGACCTGGCCGAGCGCGTCGCCGCGGGGGACCTCAGCGCCACGCTGCAGGCCAGGGGCCGCAACGAGATGGCGCAGCTGTTGCAGGCGCTTGGCCGCATGACGGAAAGCCTGCGCGCCATCGTCGGCCAGGTGCGCGACAGCAGCGAGAGCATCAGCACCGGCTCGGCCGAGATCGCCACCGGCAATGCCGATCTGAGCCAGCGCACCGAGACCCAGGCCAGCAATCTGGAGGAGACCGCGGCCACCATGGAGGAGCTCTCCAGCACGGTGCGCAACAACGCCCAGACCGCCGCCCAGGCCAACGAACTGGCGCACAGCGCCAGCGCCGCGGCCGGCCGTGGCGGCGCCGTGGTGGGCGATCTGGTCAGCAATATGGCGGCGATCTCGCAGAGCTCCAACCGCATTTCGGAGATCATCGGCGTGATCGATGGCATCGCCTTCCAGACCAATATCCTGGCGCTGAATGCCGCGGTGGAAGCGGCGCGCGCGGGCGAGCAGGGTAGGGGCTTCGCGGTGGTGGCGGGCGAGGTGCGCAGCCTGGCGCAGCGCAGCGCCGAGGCGGCGCGCGAGATCAAGTCGCTGATCGGCGACAGCCAGACCAAGGTCGAGAACGGCAACCGCCTGGCCGAGCAGGCCGGCGGCGCGATGCAGGACATCGTGCAGGAGGTGGGCCGCGTCAGCACCCTGATCGCCGAGATCGCCAGCGCCAGCGGCGAGCAGTCGCGCGGTATCTCCCAGGTGGGCGAGGCGGTGGGCCAGCTCGACCAGGTGACGCAGCAGAACGCCGCCCTGGTGGAAGAAAGCGCGGCCGCGGCCGAGAGCCTGCGCAACCAGGCGCAGCAGCTGTCGGAGCTGGTGGCGAGTTTCAGGTTGAGGTGA
- the ubiT gene encoding ubiquinone anaerobic biosynthesis accessory factor UbiT — MFELPPGLKALLRRLPLQPPSFVAARALDRLLLPRLDAEQRRLLAGRVVELELLEPGLRVRLLLGPKGFMPAAGGAQPAVTVRARSLALWRLLRGEEDADRLFFERALVMEGDTEFGLMLKNTLDAIGPLLPASMLGKA, encoded by the coding sequence ATGTTTGAACTGCCCCCCGGCCTCAAGGCTTTGCTGCGCCGCCTGCCGCTGCAACCGCCATCCTTCGTGGCGGCGCGCGCGCTCGACCGCCTGCTGCTGCCGCGCCTGGACGCCGAGCAGCGCCGCCTGCTGGCCGGCCGCGTGGTGGAGCTGGAGCTGCTGGAGCCCGGCCTGCGCGTGCGCCTGCTGCTGGGACCCAAGGGCTTCATGCCCGCCGCCGGTGGCGCGCAACCGGCCGTCACCGTGCGTGCGCGCAGCCTCGCGCTGTGGCGCCTGCTGCGCGGCGAGGAGGACGCCGACCGCCTGTTCTTCGAACGCGCGCTGGTGATGGAGGGCGACACCGAGTTCGGCCTGATGCTGAAGAACACGCTGGACGCGATCGGCCCGCTGCTGCCGGCATCGATGCTGGGCAAGGCCTGA
- a CDS encoding response regulator translates to MSKLPEEKIRVMVVDDHSLFRRGLTALLAHEEGLDVVGEASDGSEALRHVATLRPDVMLLDNHMPGVRGVDLLPGLLEAAPETRFIMLTVSEDEEDLAAALRAGAVGYLLKTIDGQELAAAIRRAVRGESVVSPEMTHKLVRAFKASVAAPTAGAAATSQAERDAALGTLSPREQDILREIARGASNKEIARTLDIAETTVKIHVQHILRKLDLSSRVQVAVWASERGLFSGQ, encoded by the coding sequence ATGAGCAAGCTGCCCGAGGAGAAGATCCGCGTCATGGTGGTCGACGACCACAGCCTGTTCCGCCGCGGCCTCACCGCCCTGCTGGCCCATGAGGAGGGCTTGGACGTGGTGGGCGAGGCCAGCGACGGCAGCGAGGCGCTGCGCCATGTGGCCACGCTCAGGCCCGACGTGATGCTGCTGGACAACCACATGCCGGGCGTGCGCGGCGTCGATCTGCTGCCGGGCCTGCTGGAGGCCGCACCCGAGACGCGCTTCATCATGTTGACCGTCAGCGAGGACGAGGAAGACCTGGCCGCCGCGCTGCGCGCCGGTGCGGTGGGCTATCTGCTCAAGACCATCGACGGCCAGGAGCTCGCCGCGGCGATACGGCGCGCGGTGCGCGGCGAATCGGTGGTCAGCCCCGAGATGACGCACAAGCTGGTGCGCGCCTTCAAGGCCAGCGTGGCGGCGCCGACGGCGGGTGCGGCGGCCACCAGCCAGGCCGAGCGCGACGCCGCCCTCGGTACGCTCTCGCCGCGCGAGCAGGACATCCTGCGCGAGATCGCGCGCGGCGCCAGCAACAAGGAGATCGCGCGCACCCTCGACATCGCCGAGACCACCGTGAAGATCCATGTGCAGCACATCCTGCGCAAGCTGGACCTCAGCTCGCGTGTGCAGGTGGCGGTGTGGGCCAGCGAACGGGGCCTGTTCAGCGGGCAGTGA
- a CDS encoding U32 family peptidase, with protein MEKKRLGLTIGPLQYWWPRTCLVQAYAELAEGPADTFVLGEVTCSRRNEFTLLDWLALARDLVSAGKRVRLATLPLLMSEAELRQLRRIAEQGEFAVEAGDAAALQRLAQQSERLPFTLGPHLNIYSRAALVEHAGLGADTWVAPLELALDAVARVNPPAARVHGPAGAIQTEVFGFGRMPLAFSARCFTARHHRLSKDECEFRCRDDADGLLLSTTEGQPFLVLNGISTQSAALHCLIGEGAALRAAGVDRLRLSPCSQGFARVVSLFDEVLHAGLPADEARAELQAMPLPGALVNGFAHRQAGMVEELAHV; from the coding sequence ATGGAAAAGAAACGACTGGGCCTGACCATTGGCCCGCTGCAATACTGGTGGCCGCGCACGTGCCTGGTGCAGGCCTATGCCGAGCTGGCCGAGGGGCCGGCCGACACCTTTGTGCTGGGCGAGGTGACCTGCTCGCGGCGCAACGAGTTCACGCTGCTGGACTGGCTGGCGCTGGCGCGCGACCTCGTCAGCGCCGGCAAGCGCGTGCGCCTGGCCACGCTGCCGCTCCTGATGTCGGAGGCCGAGCTGCGGCAGCTGCGCCGCATTGCGGAGCAGGGCGAGTTCGCGGTCGAGGCCGGCGATGCCGCGGCCCTGCAGCGCCTCGCGCAACAGTCTGAGCGCCTGCCCTTCACGCTGGGCCCGCACCTCAACATCTACAGCCGCGCGGCCCTGGTCGAGCATGCCGGCCTGGGCGCCGACACCTGGGTGGCGCCGCTGGAACTGGCGCTGGACGCGGTGGCCCGCGTCAACCCGCCCGCGGCCCGGGTGCATGGGCCGGCCGGCGCGATCCAGACCGAGGTGTTCGGCTTCGGCCGCATGCCGCTGGCCTTCTCGGCGCGCTGCTTCACGGCCCGCCATCACCGCCTCAGCAAGGACGAGTGCGAGTTCCGCTGCCGCGACGATGCCGACGGCCTGCTGCTCTCCACCACCGAGGGCCAGCCCTTCCTGGTGCTGAACGGCATCTCCACCCAGTCCGCGGCCCTGCATTGCCTGATCGGCGAGGGTGCGGCGCTGCGCGCCGCCGGCGTCGATCGGCTGCGGCTCTCGCCCTGTAGTCAGGGCTTTGCCCGCGTGGTGAGCTTGTTCGACGAGGTGCTGCATGCCGGCCTGCCGGCTGACGAGGCGCGTGCCGAGCTGCAGGCAATGCCGCTGCCGGGCGCGCTGGTGAACGGATTCGCCCACCGCCAGGCGGGCATGGTGGAGGAGCTTGCCCATGTTTGA
- the ipdC gene encoding indolepyruvate/phenylpyruvate decarboxylase, whose protein sequence is MWSNLTEQLLHALKARGATEIFGIPGDFALPLFRAIERAAILPLYTLSHEPGLGFAADAAARVRGGLGVAAVTYGAGALNMVNPVANAYAERVPLVVLSGAPAAHEVASGLLLHHQVKALDSQWRIFEELTVDRARLDDPVTAPALIARVLDSALRRAGPVYLEIPRDMPERACAAPPELPPPPLDRERLAACADELLARLRAARHPLLLVGVEIRRYGIEAQVAELARRLNIPVATTLMGRGLLVDSGVQHLGTYLGLAGDPELTEAVEGSDALLLLGAIICDSNFAVSRKRIDFRHAIRVWQGEVEMGHHVYRELPIKELVEALLLRVMTRPPQPFIETARATPELPAPDAPLTPAAIAAAANALMQKHGALPVACDMGDCLFTAMDLTPTDLIAPGYYATMGYGVPAALGLQVATGRRPLVLVGDGAFQMTGWELGNARAMGCDPIVLLLNNASWEMLRTFEPEGRYNGRGAWDFAAMAAGMGGRGYEVHTVGQLVEALACAQAERGRFQLLDLRLAPGVLSPTLQRFVGAVKRLSMPG, encoded by the coding sequence ATGTGGAGCAATCTCACCGAACAGCTGCTGCATGCGCTGAAGGCGCGCGGCGCCACCGAGATCTTCGGCATCCCGGGCGACTTTGCCCTGCCGCTGTTCCGCGCCATCGAGCGCGCCGCCATCCTGCCGCTGTACACGCTCTCGCATGAGCCGGGCCTGGGCTTCGCGGCCGATGCCGCGGCGCGCGTGCGCGGCGGCCTGGGCGTGGCCGCCGTCACCTATGGTGCGGGTGCGCTCAATATGGTGAACCCGGTGGCCAACGCCTATGCCGAGCGCGTGCCGCTGGTGGTGCTGTCGGGCGCGCCGGCCGCGCACGAGGTGGCCAGCGGCCTGCTGCTGCACCACCAGGTGAAGGCGCTGGATTCGCAATGGCGCATCTTCGAGGAGCTGACGGTGGACCGCGCCCGGCTCGACGACCCCGTCACCGCGCCGGCCCTGATCGCGCGCGTGCTCGACAGCGCGCTGCGCCGCGCCGGCCCGGTCTACCTGGAGATCCCGCGCGACATGCCCGAGCGCGCCTGCGCCGCGCCACCCGAGCTGCCGCCCCCGCCGCTGGACCGCGAGCGCCTGGCCGCCTGCGCCGACGAGCTGCTGGCGCGCCTGCGCGCGGCGCGCCATCCGCTGCTGCTGGTGGGCGTGGAGATCCGCCGTTATGGCATCGAGGCCCAGGTGGCCGAGCTGGCGCGCCGCCTCAACATCCCGGTCGCCACCACGCTGATGGGGCGCGGCCTGCTGGTGGATTCCGGCGTGCAGCATCTGGGCACCTACCTGGGCCTGGCCGGCGATCCGGAACTCACCGAGGCGGTGGAGGGCTCCGACGCCCTGCTGCTGCTGGGCGCCATCATCTGCGACAGCAATTTCGCCGTCTCGCGCAAGCGCATCGATTTCCGCCATGCCATCCGCGTCTGGCAGGGCGAGGTGGAGATGGGCCACCATGTCTACCGCGAGCTGCCCATCAAGGAGCTGGTGGAGGCGCTGCTGCTGCGCGTGATGACGCGGCCGCCCCAGCCCTTCATCGAGACCGCGCGCGCGACGCCCGAGCTGCCCGCGCCGGATGCGCCGCTCACCCCGGCGGCGATCGCCGCGGCGGCCAATGCCCTGATGCAAAAGCATGGCGCGTTGCCGGTGGCCTGCGACATGGGCGACTGCCTGTTCACCGCCATGGACCTCACGCCCACCGACCTGATCGCCCCCGGCTACTACGCCACCATGGGTTATGGCGTGCCGGCGGCGCTGGGCCTGCAGGTGGCCACCGGACGCCGCCCCCTGGTGCTGGTGGGCGATGGCGCCTTCCAGATGACCGGCTGGGAGCTGGGCAACGCCCGCGCGATGGGCTGCGACCCGATCGTGCTGCTGCTCAACAACGCCAGCTGGGAGATGTTGCGCACCTTCGAGCCCGAGGGCCGCTACAACGGCCGCGGCGCCTGGGACTTCGCGGCCATGGCCGCCGGCATGGGCGGGCGCGGCTACGAGGTCCACACGGTGGGCCAGCTGGTCGAAGCGCTGGCCTGCGCCCAGGCCGAGCGCGGCCGCTTCCAGCTGCTGGACCTGCGGCTGGCCCCCGGCGTACTGTCGCCCACCCTGCAGCGCTTCGTCGGCGCGGTGAAGCGGCTTTCGATGCCCGGCTGA
- the ubiU gene encoding ubiquinone anaerobic biosynthesis protein UbiU: MASPAPHPKPDLVCPAGSLRALTLAIDAGADAVYLGLKDATNARNFAGLNFDDAQVREGVSYAHARGRQVLMALNTYADARDDGPWRRAVDRAAELGADALIVADSAVLAYARAHHPELRLHLSVQASATSYEAIEFYRERYGIQRAVLPRVLTLSQVQHVIRHTGVEIEVFGFGSLCVMVEGRCALSSYVTGQSPNTAGVCSPPAAVQWLEGPQGVDARLSGVLIDRYAPQEPRGYPTLCKGRFLVEGERDYALEEPTSLNTLALLPQLIEAGVKAIKIEGRQRSPSYVAGVTKVWRQAIDMAASDARYAVAPAWSAELARWAEGQQSTLGAYERPWR; encoded by the coding sequence ATGGCCTCGCCCGCACCCCACCCCAAGCCCGACCTCGTCTGCCCCGCCGGCTCGCTGCGTGCCCTCACCCTGGCCATCGATGCCGGGGCCGACGCCGTCTACCTCGGGCTGAAGGACGCCACCAACGCGCGCAATTTCGCCGGCCTGAACTTCGACGACGCCCAGGTGCGCGAGGGCGTGAGCTATGCCCATGCGCGCGGCCGCCAGGTGCTGATGGCGCTCAACACCTATGCCGATGCGCGCGATGACGGGCCCTGGCGCCGCGCCGTCGACCGCGCCGCCGAACTCGGCGCAGATGCCCTGATCGTGGCCGACAGCGCGGTGCTGGCCTATGCGCGCGCGCACCATCCCGAGCTGCGCCTGCATCTCTCGGTGCAGGCCTCGGCCACCAGCTACGAGGCGATCGAGTTCTACCGCGAGCGCTACGGCATCCAGCGCGCCGTGCTGCCGCGCGTGCTCACGCTCAGCCAGGTCCAGCATGTGATACGCCACACCGGGGTGGAGATCGAGGTGTTCGGCTTCGGCAGCCTGTGCGTGATGGTGGAGGGGCGCTGCGCGCTCTCGTCCTACGTCACCGGCCAGTCGCCCAACACCGCCGGCGTGTGCTCGCCACCCGCGGCGGTGCAATGGCTGGAGGGGCCGCAGGGCGTGGATGCGCGCCTTTCCGGCGTGCTGATCGACCGCTACGCCCCGCAGGAGCCGCGCGGCTACCCGACCCTGTGCAAGGGCCGCTTCCTGGTGGAGGGCGAGCGCGACTACGCGCTGGAAGAGCCCACCAGCCTGAATACGCTGGCACTGCTGCCGCAGCTGATCGAGGCGGGCGTCAAGGCCATCAAGATCGAGGGCCGCCAGCGCAGCCCCAGCTATGTGGCGGGCGTCACCAAGGTCTGGCGCCAGGCCATCGACATGGCCGCGTCGGATGCGCGTTATGCCGTGGCACCCGCCTGGAGCGCCGAGCTGGCGCGCTGGGCCGAGGGCCAGCAAAGCACCCTGGGTGCGTATGAGCGGCCATGGCGCTGA